One part of the Marichromatium purpuratum 984 genome encodes these proteins:
- a CDS encoding ArsC family reductase, translating into MMTIVLYGIANCDTVRKARAWLRARDIDHHFHDLRADGLDPARLDVWLAALGWEQLINRRSATWRQLPPEQRTALDTARARALVLAHPTLIRRPLLEHGEIVRVGFSAADYETWFQQ; encoded by the coding sequence CTGATGACCATCGTGCTCTACGGTATCGCCAACTGCGATACCGTGCGCAAGGCGCGCGCCTGGCTACGGGCGCGCGATATCGATCATCATTTCCACGACCTGCGCGCCGACGGCCTCGATCCCGCACGGCTCGACGTCTGGCTCGCCGCGCTCGGCTGGGAGCAGCTCATCAACCGCCGCTCGGCGACCTGGCGCCAGCTCCCGCCCGAGCAGCGCACCGCGCTCGACACGGCGCGCGCCCGCGCGCTGGTGCTCGCCCACCCCACCCTGATCCGTCGCCCGCTGCTCGAGCACGGCGAAATCGTTCGGGTCGGCTTCAGCGCCGCAGACTACGAGACCTGGTTCCAGCAATGA
- the glnD gene encoding [protein-PII] uridylyltransferase, which yields MSDTAPTPAPSQAPDPLPHRARIDSYRERLRVGRESLYTRFDQGAPVTELVLAHSDLIDGVLRDLWAEHLGDTESATLVAVGGYGRRELQPASDVDIMVLIAPDAEPRLANQLEILLTLLWDIGLEVGHSVRSVEDCVREADQDVTVMTNLMEARLLAGGSALYARMLEVTGPGRIWDSARFFAAKTAEQRARWEKYGGTAYNLEPNIKENPGGLRDIQMIAWVAKRHFAARTLHDLVRHDFLTEAEYHTLIEGQALLWRIRFSLHRLAGRREDRLLFDHQRALAHAFGFCDGPNNLAVEQFMQQYYRTVQELNRLNEMLLQLFREAILLRDALGPPVSINRRFQSRSGYLEVVNPRVFQRYPLALLEVFHLLQTRPELEGIRASTIRLIRENHHRIDAKFRDDLRARSLFMEILREPNGLTHAFRRMNRYGVLAAYIPAFANIVGRMQYDLLHVYTVDEHTLSLIRNLRRFAIPKHDAEFPLCSAIARRIPKIELLYLAGLFHDIAKGRGGDHSQLGARDAWDFCQQHSLSAFDSRLVSWLVENHLVMSMTAQRKDISDPEVIQTFAERIGDPNRLDYLYLLTVADARATNPERWNGWKDALLRELYHGTRRALLRGLDNPQAQDELIQQKQLEALRLVARYGADPDACRRLWSKFSLDFFLHNSPDEIAWQSRQILCADPELLPLTVIRPVTARGASELFIYTADRINLFGRTTAMLDQLGLSIMDARVMTTDDGMAVSSYQVLDQGGNPVDGALRMEEIRTALTEELLHEEDSEIRVARTLPRRHRCFPVDTRVSFSTDEPNRRTIMRLSTLDCPGLLAEVGAVFRDCGVRLQNAKIATVGAEVDDVFFITDTDDTPITCENALACLRREVCKRLEQHTRDER from the coding sequence ATGAGCGACACCGCGCCCACCCCTGCCCCGTCCCAGGCCCCCGACCCACTGCCGCATCGCGCCCGCATCGACAGTTACCGGGAACGACTCAGGGTCGGGCGCGAGTCGCTCTACACCCGCTTCGACCAGGGCGCACCGGTCACCGAACTGGTGCTCGCCCACAGCGACCTCATCGACGGCGTGCTGCGCGACCTCTGGGCCGAGCACCTCGGCGACACTGAGAGCGCGACGCTGGTCGCCGTCGGCGGTTATGGCCGACGCGAGCTGCAACCGGCCTCCGACGTCGACATCATGGTCCTGATCGCGCCCGACGCCGAGCCGCGCCTTGCAAACCAGCTCGAGATCCTGCTTACCCTGCTGTGGGACATCGGACTCGAGGTCGGACACAGCGTGCGCAGCGTCGAGGACTGTGTACGCGAGGCCGACCAGGACGTCACCGTGATGACCAACCTGATGGAGGCGCGTCTGCTTGCCGGCGGCAGCGCGCTCTATGCGCGCATGCTCGAGGTCACCGGTCCGGGGCGGATCTGGGACAGCGCCCGTTTCTTCGCCGCCAAGACCGCCGAGCAGCGGGCACGCTGGGAGAAATACGGCGGCACCGCCTACAATCTCGAGCCCAACATCAAGGAAAACCCCGGCGGACTGCGCGATATCCAGATGATCGCCTGGGTAGCCAAGCGCCACTTCGCCGCCAGGACACTCCACGACCTGGTTCGCCACGACTTCCTCACCGAGGCCGAGTACCACACCCTGATCGAGGGACAGGCGCTGCTGTGGCGCATCCGCTTCTCGCTGCACCGTCTCGCCGGACGACGTGAGGACCGGCTGCTGTTCGACCACCAGCGCGCCCTGGCCCACGCCTTCGGCTTCTGCGACGGCCCCAACAACCTCGCCGTCGAGCAGTTCATGCAGCAGTACTACCGTACCGTGCAGGAACTCAACCGCCTCAACGAGATGCTGCTGCAGCTGTTTCGCGAGGCGATCCTGCTGCGCGACGCACTCGGCCCGCCGGTATCCATCAATCGCCGCTTCCAGTCGCGCAGCGGCTATCTCGAGGTGGTCAATCCGCGGGTCTTCCAGCGCTATCCACTGGCGCTGCTCGAGGTCTTCCATCTACTCCAGACCCGCCCCGAACTCGAAGGCATCCGCGCCAGCACCATTCGCCTGATCCGCGAGAACCATCACCGCATCGACGCCAAGTTCCGCGACGACCTGCGCGCGCGCAGCCTGTTCATGGAGATCCTGCGCGAGCCCAACGGGCTGACCCACGCGTTTCGGCGCATGAACCGCTACGGCGTACTCGCCGCCTATATCCCCGCCTTTGCCAATATCGTCGGACGGATGCAGTACGACCTGCTCCACGTCTATACCGTCGACGAACACACCCTCAGCCTGATCCGCAACCTGCGCCGCTTCGCCATCCCCAAGCACGACGCCGAATTCCCGCTGTGCAGCGCCATCGCCCGGCGCATCCCCAAGATCGAACTGCTCTATCTCGCCGGACTCTTCCACGACATCGCCAAGGGACGTGGCGGCGATCACTCCCAGCTCGGCGCTCGCGACGCCTGGGATTTCTGCCAGCAGCACAGCCTCAGCGCCTTCGACAGCCGCCTGGTCTCCTGGCTGGTGGAGAACCACTTGGTGATGTCGATGACCGCCCAGCGCAAGGACATCAGCGACCCCGAGGTGATCCAGACCTTCGCCGAGCGCATCGGCGACCCCAACCGGCTCGACTATCTCTACCTGCTCACCGTCGCCGACGCCCGCGCCACCAACCCCGAGCGCTGGAACGGCTGGAAGGACGCGCTGCTGCGCGAGCTCTATCACGGCACCCGCCGCGCCCTGCTGCGCGGGCTCGACAATCCCCAGGCGCAGGACGAATTGATCCAGCAGAAACAGCTCGAGGCGCTGCGACTGGTCGCGCGCTACGGCGCCGACCCCGACGCCTGCCGCCGGCTGTGGAGCAAGTTCAGCCTCGACTTTTTCCTCCACAACTCACCCGACGAGATCGCCTGGCAGAGTCGCCAGATCCTCTGCGCCGACCCCGAACTGCTGCCACTGACGGTGATCCGTCCGGTGACCGCGCGTGGAGCCAGCGAACTGTTCATCTACACCGCCGATCGCATCAACCTGTTCGGGCGCACCACCGCCATGCTCGATCAGCTCGGACTGAGCATCATGGACGCACGGGTGATGACCACCGACGACGGCATGGCGGTGAGCAGCTACCAGGTGCTCGACCAGGGCGGCAACCCGGTCGACGGCGCACTGCGCATGGAAGAGATCCGCACCGCGCTGACCGAGGAACTGCTCCACGAGGAAGACAGCGAGATCCGCGTCGCGCGCACGCTACCACGCCGTCACCGCTGCTTCCCGGTCGACACCCGGGTGAGCTTCTCCACCGACGAGCCCAACCGCCGCACCATCATGCGCCTGAGCACCCTCGACTGCCCCGGCCTGCTCGCCGAGGTCGGTGCGGTGTTCCGCGACTGCGGGGTACGGCTGCAGAACGCCAAGATCGCCACCGTCGGCGCCGAGGTCGACGACGTCTTCTTCATCACCGACACCGACGACACCCCGATCACCTGCGAAAACGCCCTCGCCTGCCTGCGCCGCGAGGTGTGCAAGCGTCTCGAACAACACACCCGGGACGAGCGCTGA
- the dapC gene encoding succinyldiaminopimelate transaminase, translating into MNPDLDRLQSYPFQRLATLKQGLEPPPDRNHIALSIGEPKHPTPSLVSEALIAHLHRLSAYPTTRGLAPLREAIADWLGQRFALGAGIDPERQVLPVNGTREALFAFAQACVTRATPAPLVLMPNPFYQIYEGAALLAGAEPRYLPCTAETGFMPDFSAVDAATWKRCQLLYLCSPGNPTGAVADRETLAELIALAHRHDFVIASDECYSELYLDEQAPPPGLLEVSAAIGNPDFSRCVVFHSLSKRSNAPGLRSGFVAGDTEVIERFFLYRTYHGCAMPLHHQHASIAAWRDEAHVRENRARYREKFAAVAEVLDGALPLSLPEAGFYLWPETPISDTELARRLYAEEHVTVLPGSFLSRTVDGHNPGERRIRLALVAPLDECVDAAHRIRRCLARL; encoded by the coding sequence ATGAACCCGGATCTGGACCGTCTCCAATCCTACCCCTTCCAGCGTCTCGCGACCCTCAAGCAGGGGCTGGAGCCGCCGCCCGATCGCAATCACATCGCGCTCTCGATCGGCGAACCCAAACACCCCACGCCGAGCTTGGTCAGCGAGGCGCTGATCGCGCACCTGCACCGGCTCTCGGCCTATCCCACCACCCGTGGGCTGGCGCCATTGCGCGAGGCGATCGCCGACTGGCTCGGCCAGCGCTTCGCGCTTGGCGCGGGGATCGACCCAGAGCGCCAGGTGCTGCCGGTCAACGGCACCCGCGAGGCGCTGTTCGCCTTCGCCCAGGCCTGCGTGACACGCGCCACACCGGCCCCGTTGGTGCTGATGCCCAACCCCTTCTACCAGATCTACGAGGGCGCTGCGCTGCTCGCCGGGGCCGAGCCGCGCTATCTGCCCTGCACCGCCGAGACCGGGTTCATGCCCGACTTCTCGGCGGTCGACGCAGCGACCTGGAAGCGCTGTCAGCTGCTCTATCTGTGCTCGCCGGGCAACCCCACGGGCGCAGTGGCCGATCGCGAGACCCTCGCCGAGCTGATCGCCCTGGCGCACCGCCACGACTTCGTCATCGCCTCCGACGAGTGCTACTCCGAACTCTATCTCGACGAGCAGGCGCCGCCGCCTGGACTGCTGGAGGTCTCGGCGGCGATCGGCAACCCCGACTTCTCGCGTTGCGTGGTCTTCCACAGCCTCTCCAAGCGCTCCAACGCGCCGGGGCTGCGCTCGGGCTTCGTCGCCGGTGACACCGAGGTGATCGAACGCTTCTTCCTCTACCGCACCTATCACGGTTGCGCCATGCCGCTGCACCACCAGCACGCGAGCATCGCCGCCTGGCGCGACGAGGCACACGTACGCGAGAATCGCGCGCGCTATCGCGAGAAATTCGCCGCCGTCGCCGAGGTGCTCGACGGCGCGCTTCCGCTCAGTCTCCCTGAGGCGGGTTTCTATCTCTGGCCCGAGACCCCGATCAGCGACACCGAGCTGGCGCGCCGGCTCTATGCCGAGGAGCACGTCACCGTGCTGCCGGGCAGCTTCCTCTCGCGCACCGTCGATGGCCACAATCCGGGCGAGCGGCGTATCCGTCTCGCCCTGGTGGCCCCGCTCGACGAGTGCGTCGACGCCGCTCATCGCATCCGCCGCTGTCTCGCGCGGCTGTGA
- the pyrH gene encoding UMP kinase: MTAAAPAYRRILLKLSGEALMGGGAHGIDPDVLERFACEIRDLVADGVQVALVIGGGNIFRGAGLAARGMDRVTGDQMGMLATVMNALAMQDALERLEVSSRVMSALKINQVCEDYIRRRAMRHLDRGRVVIFAAGTGNPFFTTDSAASLRAIEVGAELLVKATKVDGIYSADPVQHPDAVFYSRISYDQALREGLKVMDTTAIVLCRDHGMPLRVMNINESGALLRLVRGEDIGSLVVSGN, translated from the coding sequence ATGACCGCCGCCGCCCCAGCCTATCGACGCATTCTCCTCAAACTCAGTGGTGAGGCGCTGATGGGTGGGGGGGCACACGGTATCGACCCAGATGTCCTCGAGCGTTTTGCGTGCGAGATCCGCGACCTGGTGGCCGATGGTGTCCAGGTCGCGCTCGTCATCGGTGGGGGCAACATCTTCCGTGGCGCCGGTTTGGCGGCGCGGGGGATGGATCGTGTCACCGGCGACCAGATGGGCATGCTGGCGACAGTGATGAACGCCTTGGCGATGCAGGATGCGCTCGAGCGCCTGGAAGTCTCTTCCCGGGTGATGTCGGCGCTGAAGATCAACCAGGTGTGTGAGGATTACATCCGTCGGCGCGCCATGCGCCACCTCGACAGGGGGCGGGTGGTGATCTTTGCCGCCGGGACCGGAAATCCGTTCTTCACCACCGATTCTGCGGCCAGTCTGCGCGCGATCGAGGTCGGCGCGGAGCTGCTGGTCAAGGCGACCAAGGTCGACGGCATCTACTCCGCCGACCCGGTCCAGCACCCCGACGCGGTCTTCTACAGCCGGATCAGCTACGATCAGGCGCTGCGCGAGGGTCTCAAGGTCATGGATACGACGGCGATCGTGCTCTGTCGAGACCATGGAATGCCACTGCGTGTAATGAACATCAACGAGTCGGGTGCCCTGCTGCGGTTGGTCCGTGGCGAGGACATCGGCTCGCTGGTCGTAAGCGGGAACTAA
- the uppS gene encoding polyprenyl diphosphate synthase — MDGNGRWAKRRGMPRTAGHREGVKSVRAVVEEGVRRGIGTLTLFAFSSENWRRPPSEVNILMELFMSALRGEVRRLHEHDVRLRVIGERTAFSERLQQRIAEAERLTADNAGLNLQVAANYGGRWDITRAARQLVADVQAGVIAPEAIDEAALADRLSFPDLPEPDLFIRTGGEQRLSNFMLWQSAYSELFFSPVLWPDFDASAFAEALDFYAGRQRRFGRTGEQVEALNAVGRYGRG; from the coding sequence ATGGACGGCAACGGGCGCTGGGCAAAGCGGCGAGGGATGCCGCGTACAGCTGGTCACCGCGAGGGCGTCAAGAGTGTGCGTGCGGTGGTCGAGGAGGGCGTGCGCCGGGGGATCGGAACCCTCACGCTGTTCGCCTTCAGCAGTGAGAACTGGCGCCGCCCGCCCTCCGAGGTCAACATCCTCATGGAGCTGTTCATGAGTGCGCTGCGCGGCGAGGTCCGGCGTCTGCACGAGCACGATGTGCGGTTGCGGGTGATCGGCGAGCGCACCGCCTTCTCCGAGCGGCTCCAGCAACGCATCGCCGAGGCCGAGCGGCTGACCGCCGACAACGCCGGCCTCAACCTGCAGGTGGCGGCCAACTATGGTGGGCGCTGGGACATCACCCGCGCCGCGCGTCAACTGGTCGCCGATGTCCAGGCCGGGGTGATCGCCCCCGAGGCGATTGACGAGGCGGCACTCGCCGATCGCCTGTCCTTTCCCGATCTCCCCGAGCCCGACCTCTTCATCCGTACCGGTGGCGAGCAGCGTCTGAGCAACTTCATGCTCTGGCAGTCGGCCTACTCGGAACTCTTTTTCAGTCCGGTGCTGTGGCCGGACTTCGATGCCTCGGCCTTTGCTGAGGCGCTCGATTTCTACGCCGGCCGCCAGCGCCGTTTCGGCCGCACCGGTGAGCAGGTCGAGGCACTGAACGCGGTCGGCCGTTATGGACGGGGTTGA
- a CDS encoding phosphatidate cytidylyltransferase, with protein MAVAPMSALRKRTLTALALVPLVIGAVLWLPTSLFALVLGGAIGVGAWEWAALAGVTDRRSRALYPLLVAGAMVPLWSYPQGLLWLAVVSALWWLWQARRLLSMRSIAPASGIDGRLLAVGLLVLVAPWAALVTLHDAAGGPALVLFLLFVIWSADTGAYFTGRRWGRTKLAPVLSPGKTRAGVYGGVLGAVLCALVFAWLQGLAPLHGLLLLLISAATALISVAGDLYESLLKRRRGVKDSGQLLPGHGGMLDRIDSLTAAAPLFLLGTTLIGVR; from the coding sequence ATGGCCGTTGCACCCATGAGCGCGCTGCGCAAGCGCACACTCACCGCGCTGGCGCTGGTCCCGCTGGTCATCGGCGCGGTGTTGTGGCTGCCGACGTCGCTGTTCGCGCTGGTCCTGGGCGGGGCGATCGGGGTCGGCGCCTGGGAGTGGGCGGCCCTTGCCGGCGTCACCGATCGACGCTCGCGGGCGCTCTACCCGCTGCTCGTGGCTGGCGCCATGGTGCCGCTCTGGTCATATCCCCAGGGGCTGCTCTGGCTCGCCGTCGTCAGTGCGCTGTGGTGGCTGTGGCAGGCCCGGCGACTGTTGTCGATGCGTAGCATCGCCCCGGCCTCCGGCATCGATGGACGGCTGCTGGCCGTCGGGCTGCTGGTGCTGGTCGCGCCCTGGGCCGCGCTGGTGACGTTGCACGATGCCGCTGGTGGACCGGCGCTGGTGCTCTTCCTGCTCTTCGTCATTTGGAGTGCCGACACCGGCGCTTACTTCACCGGTCGGCGCTGGGGGCGGACCAAGCTCGCGCCGGTGCTCAGCCCCGGCAAGACACGCGCCGGCGTCTACGGCGGCGTCCTAGGGGCGGTGCTGTGCGCGTTGGTGTTCGCCTGGCTCCAGGGGCTCGCGCCGCTGCATGGGCTCCTGCTGTTGTTGATCAGTGCCGCAACCGCGCTGATCTCGGTGGCCGGGGATCTCTACGAAAGCCTGCTCAAGCGCCGTCGTGGCGTGAAGGACTCGGGCCAGCTCCTGCCCGGTCACGGAGGCATGCTCGATCGCATCGACAGCCTGACCGCGGCCGCGCCCCTGTTCCTGTTGGGCACCACCTTGATCGGAGTTCGATAA
- the rpsB gene encoding 30S ribosomal protein S2, whose translation MRQMLEAGVHFGHQTRYWNPKMAPFIFGHRNKIHIINLEKTLPLYEEAVNFMGSLAANGGKILFVGTKRAARDVLKEEAARCGMPYVNHRWLGGMLTNFKTIRQSVKRLKELEAMFEDGTIERFNKKEALGLSRERDKLEQSIGGIKNMDGLPDAMFVVDVGHEKNAVNEANKLGIPVIGVVDTNNEPSTVDFVIPGNDDALRAVRLYITGAADAILDGRDTAAAMVGRDEVEPVAAEEAAAE comes from the coding sequence ATGCGCCAGATGCTGGAAGCCGGTGTCCACTTCGGTCACCAGACCCGGTACTGGAACCCCAAGATGGCCCCCTTCATCTTCGGCCACCGCAACAAGATCCACATCATCAACCTGGAGAAGACCCTGCCGCTGTATGAAGAGGCGGTCAACTTCATGGGTTCGCTGGCCGCCAACGGCGGCAAGATCCTCTTCGTCGGCACCAAGCGCGCCGCGCGCGACGTGCTCAAGGAAGAGGCAGCGCGTTGCGGGATGCCCTACGTCAACCACCGTTGGCTCGGCGGCATGCTCACCAACTTCAAGACCATCCGTCAGTCGGTCAAGCGCCTGAAAGAGCTTGAAGCGATGTTCGAGGATGGCACCATCGAGCGCTTCAACAAGAAGGAGGCCCTGGGCCTGTCGCGCGAGCGTGACAAGCTCGAGCAGAGCATCGGTGGTATCAAGAACATGGACGGCCTGCCCGATGCCATGTTCGTGGTCGATGTCGGTCACGAGAAGAATGCGGTCAACGAGGCCAACAAGCTTGGCATCCCGGTCATCGGTGTGGTCGATACCAACAACGAGCCGAGCACCGTCGACTTCGTCATCCCCGGTAACGACGACGCCCTGCGCGCCGTGCGTCTCTACATCACCGGTGCTGCCGACGCCATCCTCGATGGTCGTGACACCGCCGCAGCGATGGTCGGTCGCGACGAGGTCGAGCCGGTCGCGGCCGAAGAGGCCGCCGCGGAGTAA
- the tsf gene encoding translation elongation factor Ts yields the protein MAITAALVKELRERTGAGMMECKKALVESNGDIEAAIEAMRKSGQAKAAKKSGRTAAEGVVMVAIAEDGKRGVQLEVNCETDFVAKDSNFEAFAEAAVATALNSDAADVEALSALPLAGDGETTVEGARAALVAKIGENVQLRRLVRFDDVEGALYSYSHGARIGVVVELVGGDATLGRDIAMHVAASKPLCVSAEQVPAETLEKEREIFKAQALESGKPEAIVEKIIEGRVRKYLEEITLLGQAFVKDPDQSVEKLLKQAGAQVRRFSRVEVGEGIEKKTENFAEEVMAQVRGS from the coding sequence ATGGCGATTACCGCGGCATTGGTGAAGGAACTGCGTGAGCGCACCGGCGCCGGCATGATGGAGTGCAAGAAGGCGCTGGTTGAGAGCAACGGCGACATCGAGGCAGCCATCGAGGCGATGCGCAAGTCCGGCCAGGCAAAGGCGGCGAAGAAGTCCGGCCGTACCGCGGCCGAAGGCGTGGTGATGGTGGCCATCGCCGAGGACGGCAAGCGCGGCGTGCAGCTCGAGGTCAACTGCGAGACCGACTTCGTCGCCAAGGACTCCAACTTCGAGGCCTTCGCCGAGGCCGCGGTGGCCACCGCGCTGAACAGCGACGCGGCCGATGTCGAGGCACTCTCCGCGCTGCCGCTCGCCGGTGATGGTGAGACCACCGTCGAGGGCGCGCGTGCCGCGCTGGTGGCCAAGATCGGCGAGAACGTCCAGCTGCGTCGTCTGGTGCGTTTCGACGACGTCGAGGGCGCCCTCTACAGCTACAGCCATGGCGCGCGTATCGGCGTGGTGGTCGAGCTGGTCGGCGGTGACGCTACCCTGGGTCGCGACATCGCCATGCACGTGGCCGCCAGCAAGCCGTTGTGCGTGAGCGCCGAGCAGGTGCCCGCCGAGACCCTCGAGAAGGAGCGCGAGATCTTCAAGGCGCAGGCGCTCGAGAGCGGCAAGCCCGAGGCGATCGTCGAGAAGATCATCGAGGGTCGGGTGCGCAAGTACCTCGAAGAGATCACCCTGCTCGGTCAGGCCTTCGTCAAGGATCCCGACCAGTCGGTCGAGAAGCTGCTCAAGCAGGCCGGTGCCCAGGTGCGTCGTTTCTCGCGTGTCGAGGTCGGCGAGGGCATCGAGAAGAAGACCGAGAACTTCGCCGAAGAGGTGATGGCTCAGGTTCGCGGCAGCTGA
- the map gene encoding type I methionyl aminopeptidase: MSVPIKTPEEIEKMRVACRLAADVLDMIEPHVQPGVTTEELDRICHQYITEVQQAIPAPLNYHGFPKSICTSVNHQVCHGIPGNKRLKKGDVVNIDVTVIKDGFHGDTSKMFFVGEPSILARRLSTVTREALFIGIDQVRPGATLGDIGHAIQHFVEGKGFSVVREYCGHGIGRGFHEDPQILHYGSPGTGLELREGMIFTIEPMVNAGKRHIKQLPDGWTVVTKDRSLSAQWEHTLLVTSDGSEILTLRREEREDNED; this comes from the coding sequence ATGAGTGTGCCGATCAAGACCCCAGAAGAAATCGAGAAGATGCGTGTCGCCTGCCGGCTCGCTGCCGACGTGCTCGACATGATCGAGCCGCACGTCCAGCCCGGCGTGACCACCGAGGAACTCGACCGCATCTGTCACCAGTACATCACCGAGGTGCAGCAGGCGATCCCCGCGCCGCTCAACTATCACGGCTTTCCCAAGTCGATCTGCACCTCGGTCAACCACCAGGTTTGCCACGGCATCCCCGGCAACAAGCGCCTCAAGAAGGGTGATGTGGTCAACATCGATGTCACCGTCATCAAGGACGGTTTCCACGGCGACACCAGCAAGATGTTCTTCGTCGGCGAGCCTTCGATCCTCGCCCGCCGCCTGAGCACGGTCACCCGCGAGGCGCTGTTCATCGGCATCGATCAAGTGCGCCCCGGCGCCACCCTCGGTGACATCGGTCACGCCATCCAGCACTTCGTCGAGGGCAAGGGCTTCTCGGTGGTGCGCGAGTACTGTGGTCACGGCATCGGTCGCGGCTTCCACGAGGATCCGCAAATCCTGCATTACGGCTCGCCCGGCACCGGACTGGAGCTGCGCGAGGGGATGATCTTCACCATCGAGCCGATGGTCAACGCCGGCAAGCGCCACATCAAGCAACTGCCCGACGGCTGGACCGTGGTCACCAAGGATCGCAGCCTCTCGGCACAGTGGGAGCACACGCTGCTGGTCACCAGCGACGGCAGCGAAATCCTCACCCTGAGACGCGAGGAGCGCGAGGACAACGAGGACTGA
- the frr gene encoding ribosome recycling factor: MIDDIKKDAAERMAKSVEALSHELAKIRTGRAHPSLLDHVMVSYYGSDVPIRQVANINAEDSRTLSVVPWEKNLVQAIEKAIMQSDLGLNPNSAGTVIRVPMPPLTEERRRDLIKVARSEAEQARVAIRNIRRDANNELKELVKEKMISEDDERRGQEIVQKLTDQNVKEIDVVLAEKEEDLMSI; the protein is encoded by the coding sequence ATGATCGACGATATCAAGAAAGACGCTGCAGAACGCATGGCCAAGAGCGTCGAGGCGCTGTCGCACGAGTTGGCGAAGATTCGCACCGGTCGTGCCCACCCCTCGCTGCTCGATCACGTCATGGTCTCCTACTACGGCTCCGACGTGCCGATCCGCCAGGTCGCCAACATCAACGCCGAGGACTCCCGCACCCTGAGCGTGGTGCCCTGGGAGAAGAACCTGGTGCAGGCGATCGAGAAGGCGATCATGCAGTCCGATCTCGGTCTCAACCCGAATTCCGCCGGCACCGTGATCCGCGTGCCGATGCCGCCGCTCACCGAAGAGCGTCGTCGCGACCTGATCAAGGTTGCTCGCAGCGAGGCCGAGCAGGCGCGGGTGGCGATCCGCAACATCCGCCGCGACGCCAACAACGAACTCAAGGAGCTGGTCAAAGAGAAGATGATCTCCGAGGACGACGAACGTCGTGGTCAGGAGATCGTGCAGAAGCTCACCGACCAGAACGTCAAAGAGATCGACGTCGTCCTCGCCGAGAAGGAAGAGGATCTGATGTCGATCTGA
- the dapD gene encoding 2,3,4,5-tetrahydropyridine-2,6-dicarboxylate N-succinyltransferase has product MSEQQSIIVEAFERRAEITPRSVETHVRDAIQDTIERLDRGELRVAEKRDGDWVVNDWVKKAVLLSFRITDNEFMKGGFTNYYDKVPSKYADANSREFREAGVRVVPPATARKGAYIAPGCVLMPSYVNIGAYVDSGTMVDTWATVGSCAQIGKNVHLSGGVGIGGVLEPVQAAPTIIEDNCFIGARSEIVEGVIVGEGAVISMGVYIGQSTKIYNRETGEICFGRVPPGAVVVPGSLPAKDGSHSLYCAVIIKQVDEKTRGKVGINELLRDI; this is encoded by the coding sequence ATGAGCGAGCAACAATCCATCATCGTCGAGGCCTTCGAGCGCCGCGCCGAGATCACCCCGCGCAGCGTCGAGACCCATGTACGCGACGCCATCCAGGACACCATCGAGCGACTCGACCGCGGCGAGCTGCGCGTGGCCGAGAAGCGTGATGGCGACTGGGTGGTCAACGACTGGGTGAAGAAGGCGGTGCTGCTGTCCTTCCGCATCACCGACAACGAGTTCATGAAGGGCGGCTTCACCAACTACTACGACAAGGTGCCCTCGAAGTACGCCGACGCCAACTCGCGCGAGTTCCGCGAGGCCGGGGTGCGCGTGGTGCCGCCGGCGACCGCGCGCAAGGGCGCCTACATCGCCCCCGGCTGCGTGCTGATGCCTTCCTACGTCAACATCGGCGCCTATGTCGATTCCGGCACCATGGTCGACACCTGGGCCACGGTCGGCTCCTGCGCGCAGATCGGCAAGAACGTACATCTCTCCGGCGGCGTCGGCATCGGCGGCGTGCTCGAGCCGGTGCAGGCCGCGCCCACCATCATCGAGGATAACTGCTTCATCGGCGCGCGCTCGGAGATCGTCGAGGGCGTGATCGTCGGCGAGGGCGCGGTGATCTCGATGGGCGTCTACATCGGCCAAAGCACCAAGATCTACAACCGCGAGACCGGCGAGATCTGCTTCGGCCGGGTGCCGCCCGGCGCCGTGGTCGTCCCCGGCAGCCTGCCCGCGAAGGACGGCAGCCACAGCCTCTACTGTGCGGTGATCATCAAGCAGGTCGACGAGAAGACCCGCGGCAAGGTCGGCATCAACGAGCTGCTGCGCGACATCTGA